Proteins from a single region of Patescibacteria group bacterium:
- a CDS encoding M48 family metallopeptidase: protein MNLYNNISSNIRKTWLLMTIFLILIIGIGYWLSYVYNSYDILIIAVIFSVGTSFLSYWYSDKIVLGLNKAQEIKKQDAPELYRLIENLCITAGLPTPKVYVLEEPAMNAFATGRNAQHAVIAVTRGLLEKLDKTELEGVIAHELSHIGNRDMLLQTVVVILVGMLTMACNLFFRLSFYGGRRRSDNNEGGAAGAIFLVLGLIAIILAPILARLLSLAISRKREFLADSSGAMLTRYPDGLASALEKIGQDQAPLKVANPAMAHLYIDNPFHNQQKINWFNKLFLTHPPMEDRIRVLRQMNIQ from the coding sequence ATGAATCTCTATAACAATATTTCTTCCAATATTCGCAAGACATGGTTGCTTATGACAATTTTTTTGATTTTGATTATCGGTATCGGCTATTGGTTGTCCTATGTTTATAATTCTTATGATATTTTGATTATTGCCGTTATTTTTAGCGTAGGTACCAGCTTTCTTTCCTATTGGTATTCTGATAAAATCGTGTTGGGCTTAAATAAAGCGCAGGAAATAAAAAAACAAGACGCACCCGAGCTTTATCGCTTGATTGAAAATCTCTGTATTACTGCCGGTTTGCCGACGCCAAAAGTATATGTTCTTGAAGAACCAGCTATGAATGCTTTTGCCACCGGACGAAATGCCCAACACGCGGTTATTGCGGTTACTCGCGGCCTATTAGAAAAGCTAGACAAAACCGAATTAGAAGGGGTTATTGCTCATGAATTATCACATATTGGCAATCGCGACATGTTACTGCAAACTGTAGTGGTAATTCTGGTTGGCATGCTTACTATGGCTTGTAATTTATTTTTTAGATTGAGTTTTTATGGGGGCCGACGGCGCTCTGACAATAACGAAGGTGGCGCGGCCGGCGCGATATTTTTAGTCTTGGGTTTGATTGCTATTATTCTAGCGCCGATTTTAGCCAGATTGCTTAGTTTAGCTATTTCGCGCAAGAGAGAGTTTTTGGCTGACAGCTCCGGCGCCATGCTTACTCGCTATCCTGACGGCTTAGCCAGCGCTCTAGAAAAAATAGGCCAAGATCAAGCGCCGCTTAAAGTCGCTAATCCAGCTATGGCCCATCTTTACATCGACAATCCGTTTCACAATCAGCAAAAAATAAATTGGTTTAACAAGCTATTCCTGACTCACCCGCCGATGGAAGATCGAATCAGGGTTTTAAGGCAAATGAATATTCAATAA
- a CDS encoding bifunctional 5,10-methylenetetrahydrofolate dehydrogenase/5,10-methenyltetrahydrofolate cyclohydrolase, producing MVKLLLGKPGADKVLSSVKRKISHNRKRPCLSAILVGHDKASLTYVRIKERACQRVGIDFKKYLLPENISESKIAKLIKKINNDKRINGLIIQLPLPRHLNQEKITRLVSPEKDVDGFVVGTQFVSPVYQGIIFLIKQSGLKLKNKKAVILSNSYTFADPLAKILLKKKVSTDIIVVKKLNPGDKKIIKKADIIISALGRSHFIKPNLIKNKSLIIDIGFSHSHGKLCGDASPFCQMKAGFVSPVPGGIGPLTVAFLLKNLTTPSKTK from the coding sequence ATGGTTAAATTACTTCTCGGAAAACCCGGCGCTGACAAAGTCCTCTCTTCTGTTAAGAGAAAGATTTCTCATAACCGGAAACGACCATGCCTAAGCGCGATTTTGGTCGGCCACGACAAGGCCTCTCTCACTTATGTTAGAATAAAAGAAAGAGCTTGTCAAAGGGTGGGTATTGATTTTAAAAAATATTTATTGCCCGAAAATATCTCGGAAAGTAAAATTGCCAAATTGATTAAAAAAATCAATAATGATAAGCGTATTAACGGCCTCATTATTCAATTGCCTCTACCGCGGCACCTTAATCAAGAAAAAATTACCAGACTGGTTTCGCCGGAAAAAGATGTTGATGGCTTTGTTGTTGGTACCCAATTTGTTTCACCGGTTTACCAGGGTATAATTTTTCTAATTAAACAATCCGGATTAAAATTAAAAAACAAAAAGGCAGTTATTCTGTCTAATAGTTATACTTTCGCCGACCCGCTGGCTAAAATTCTTTTGAAGAAAAAAGTTTCAACCGATATCATTGTCGTTAAAAAACTAAATCCTGGTGATAAAAAAATTATCAAAAAAGCTGACATTATTATTAGCGCCTTGGGCAGGTCCCATTTTATAAAACCAAATTTAATTAAAAATAAATCTTTAATCATCGACATAGGCTTTAGTCACTCGCACGGTAAGCTCTGTGGCGACGCCAGTCCGTTCTGCCAAATGAAAGCCGGTTTTGTCTCGCCCGTTCCCGGCGGCATTGGTCCGCTAACCGTGGCGTTTTTATTAAAAAATTTAACGACGCCCTCTAAAACTAAATAA
- the tpiA gene encoding triose-phosphate isomerase, with translation MKQPIIIANWKMNISSKETDFLLADILKELKKNKSIKNFDLVFCPDLISLISAQNIIKKNKIGGLNIALGAQNCFWEERGSYTGETSPLFLKQIGCQYVLVGHSERREYLGETSEMINKKIKIALNNDLTPIVCVGETFTERQSGARDYKIMEQVGQALDGVKLKVHQKLILAYEPVWVSGSGQTILADEAEYVNRVIKQKMIDLYPLPIVRNNINFVYGGNINHNNIKKFLEQDTIDGILVGAASLNPTEFIRLCRIIS, from the coding sequence ATGAAACAACCCATAATTATTGCGAATTGGAAGATGAACATTTCTTCAAAGGAAACGGATTTTTTACTGGCCGATATTTTAAAAGAATTAAAAAAGAACAAAAGTATTAAAAATTTTGATTTAGTTTTTTGTCCCGACCTTATTTCTTTAATTAGCGCGCAAAATATTATAAAAAAGAACAAAATTGGCGGTTTAAATATCGCTTTGGGCGCACAAAATTGTTTTTGGGAAGAACGAGGATCGTATACCGGTGAAACTTCGCCGTTATTTTTAAAACAGATCGGTTGTCAGTATGTGTTAGTAGGTCATTCTGAACGTCGGGAATATTTAGGAGAGACGAGCGAAATGATTAATAAAAAAATAAAAATCGCCCTTAATAACGACTTAACACCGATTGTCTGTGTGGGCGAAACCTTTACCGAAAGACAAAGCGGGGCTCGTGATTATAAGATAATGGAGCAGGTCGGCCAAGCGTTGGATGGAGTAAAATTAAAAGTTCACCAAAAATTAATTTTAGCCTATGAGCCGGTTTGGGTTAGCGGTTCAGGGCAAACCATTCTGGCCGACGAAGCAGAATACGTTAATCGAGTTATTAAGCAGAAGATGATTGATTTATATCCTTTGCCGATAGTTCGCAATAATATCAATTTTGTTTACGGTGGGAATATCAATCACAACAACATTAAAAAGTTTTTAGAACAAGACACTATTGATGGAATTTTAGTTGGAGCGGCCAGCCTGAACCCCACTGAATTCATTCGTTTGTGCCGAATAATTTCTTAA
- the thyX gene encoding FAD-dependent thymidylate synthase, which yields MQVIKPSFIIEDEVDGKKILKNLEKYARTCYKSEDKICEGSAEKLIANILKRGHESVIEHEKVTVRLICDRGVTHELVRHRLASYSQESTRYCDYHKKGSIQVIEPFFFAGNPEKYAAWQKAMEDTEQAYNKLIELGATPQEARSVLPNSLKTEIVTTFNLREWRHFFKLRTSAAAHPQMREIIIPLLAEFKKRIPIIFDDIVAE from the coding sequence ATGCAAGTTATTAAGCCGAGCTTTATAATAGAAGACGAAGTTGATGGTAAAAAAATTCTTAAAAATTTAGAAAAATACGCTAGAACCTGTTATAAAAGCGAAGACAAAATCTGCGAAGGGTCGGCCGAAAAATTAATTGCTAATATTTTGAAACGCGGGCACGAGAGCGTGATTGAGCACGAGAAAGTTACGGTGCGATTGATCTGCGATCGCGGCGTGACGCATGAATTAGTCCGCCATCGCCTCGCTTCTTATTCTCAGGAGTCAACTCGCTATTGTGATTACCATAAAAAAGGCAGCATTCAGGTTATCGAGCCGTTTTTCTTCGCTGGCAACCCTGAGAAGTACGCAGCTTGGCAGAAGGCCATGGAAGATACAGAACAAGCCTACAATAAATTGATCGAGCTGGGGGCGACGCCGCAAGAAGCGCGCAGTGTTTTGCCGAACTCCTTGAAAACTGAAATCGTCACCACCTTCAATTTACGTGAATGGCGGCATTTTTTCAAACTAAGAACGTCTGCCGCGGCTCACCCACAAATGAGAGAAATTATCATTCCGCTTCTGGCTGAATTTAAAAAAAGAATTCCGATAATTTTTGATGATATTGTAGCGGAATAA
- a CDS encoding RNA methyltransferase — protein sequence MAKKDKKLVLILDNIRSLFNVGSMFRLADGAGVDEIYLGGITGRPPQPKIDKVSLGAEKSVPFEHYWSIWREVDKLKKQGYQIVALEQTPKSISYLKFKPKFPLALIIGNEVNGVSKGLLKRADKIIELPMAGIKESLNVSTAAAIALYKIIESR from the coding sequence GTGGCGAAGAAAGATAAAAAATTAGTTTTAATCTTGGATAATATCAGAAGTTTGTTTAACGTCGGCTCGATGTTTCGCTTAGCTGACGGTGCCGGAGTAGATGAGATTTATTTGGGTGGCATTACTGGCAGGCCGCCGCAGCCCAAAATCGATAAGGTTTCTTTGGGGGCGGAAAAAAGCGTGCCTTTCGAACATTATTGGTCGATTTGGCGCGAAGTCGATAAATTAAAAAAACAGGGCTATCAAATTGTAGCTCTGGAGCAGACACCCAAAAGCATTTCTTATTTAAAATTTAAACCAAAATTTCCTCTGGCCCTGATTATTGGCAACGAAGTTAATGGTGTTTCTAAGGGTTTATTAAAACGCGCTGATAAAATAATCGAATTACCCATGGCTGGTATTAAAGAATCGCTTAATGTTTCTACGGCTGCGGCTATCGCGCTGTATAAAATAATCGAATCAAGATAG
- a CDS encoding serine hydrolase yields the protein MLLFFLASLLTLNLSTQLPQPTLVNQVISFDKIEDKPVSLGIDLTAKSALVIDLSSNKVLFAKNIEQPLPIASLTKLMTADIFLGTNPDWSLQIEYKKEDNTDSEQKGKSLEPSQIAFSDGEKINLKDLFTAALVKSANNVIKTIVRQTPFCCGNNFVGQMNQKAGGLGMKQTIFIEPTGLNSGNLSSAQDLAKLIMEVKDKKEITEALANKIYSFKTTLSGGTKSYQVKNTNKLLNSFLTVNLGKTGYLEEAGYCFAGITEYQKNDFIVILLGANSEQDRAQEVKGLTVWAAENK from the coding sequence ATGTTGTTATTTTTTTTAGCCAGTTTACTAACCCTGAACTTATCGACTCAATTGCCGCAACCGACGCTCGTCAATCAAGTCATCAGCTTTGATAAAATAGAAGATAAGCCCGTGAGTTTGGGCATTGATTTGACTGCTAAAAGCGCTTTGGTTATCGACTTATCTTCCAATAAAGTTTTATTTGCCAAGAATATCGAACAACCTTTGCCGATTGCCAGTTTAACTAAACTGATGACTGCCGATATTTTTTTAGGGACTAATCCCGATTGGTCGTTACAGATAGAATACAAAAAAGAAGATAATACTGATTCAGAGCAAAAAGGCAAATCTTTGGAACCGTCGCAAATTGCTTTTAGTGACGGAGAGAAAATAAATTTAAAGGATTTGTTTACTGCCGCCCTGGTTAAATCAGCCAATAATGTTATTAAAACCATAGTTCGCCAAACGCCATTTTGCTGCGGTAATAATTTTGTCGGGCAGATGAATCAGAAGGCCGGAGGATTAGGAATGAAACAAACTATTTTTATCGAACCAACCGGTCTTAATTCCGGCAATTTATCCAGCGCGCAAGATTTAGCCAAATTGATTATGGAAGTAAAAGATAAAAAAGAGATAACCGAAGCTTTAGCTAATAAAATATATAGTTTTAAAACTACGCTCAGCGGAGGGACCAAATCATATCAGGTTAAAAATACTAATAAGCTTTTGAATAGTTTTTTAACGGTTAATTTGGGTAAGACTGGTTATCTCGAAGAAGCGGGCTATTGTTTTGCCGGCATTACTGAATATCAAAAAAATGATTTTATAGTTATTTTATTGGGCGCCAATAGCGAGCAAGATAGAGCTCAGGAGGTTAAGGGTTTGACTGTTTGGGCGGCTGAGAATAAATAA
- the ftsE gene encoding cell division ATP-binding protein FtsE, whose protein sequence is MIKLINISKFYPPNTHALRNVSFSVEAGEFVSLVGQSGAGKTTVIKLLIAEEKATQGKIIIGGWDITDINSQEIPYLRRQVGVVFQDFKLLPKKNVYENVAFALEVVGTPEKKIKAMVPQILRIVGVESKANRWPHQLSAGEAQRVAIARAIANKPKILIADEPTGNLDSINTRDIIDLLLKINKFGTTILLVSHNREIVNLLKRRVITLDHGMVIGDQIKGGRYVI, encoded by the coding sequence ATGATTAAATTAATCAACATTAGTAAATTCTATCCGCCAAATACGCATGCTTTGCGTAATGTTTCTTTTAGTGTTGAGGCGGGCGAGTTTGTTTCCCTGGTTGGCCAATCAGGTGCCGGCAAAACCACGGTTATAAAATTGCTTATTGCCGAAGAAAAGGCCACCCAGGGCAAAATCATCATTGGCGGCTGGGATATCACTGATATTAATAGTCAAGAAATACCATATTTACGCCGTCAGGTGGGTGTGGTCTTTCAGGATTTTAAATTATTGCCCAAAAAAAACGTTTACGAAAACGTTGCTTTTGCCCTTGAAGTAGTCGGTACTCCGGAAAAAAAAATAAAAGCTATGGTTCCGCAAATTTTACGCATTGTTGGCGTAGAAAGTAAGGCCAATCGTTGGCCTCATCAATTATCGGCTGGCGAGGCGCAGCGCGTAGCTATTGCCCGAGCCATTGCCAATAAGCCAAAAATTTTAATTGCCGATGAGCCGACTGGCAATCTCGACTCCATTAATACCAGAGATATAATTGATTTGCTTTTAAAAATTAATAAATTCGGTACGACTATTTTACTGGTGAGTCATAATCGAGAAATTGTTAATTTATTAAAACGTCGAGTAATTACCTTAGATCACGGCATGGTTATCGGCGATCAAATCAAGGGCGGTCGATACGTTATTTAA
- a CDS encoding LemA family protein, translating into MILFWVILIVVVLFILWLIGVFNSLVMAKNRTNEAWADIEVQLKRRYDLIPNLVETVKGYATHERELFEKVTLARTKAMGAQTLKEHGEAENMLTGTLKSLFAVAENYPDLKANQNFLELQRELVDAEDKIQAARRFYNSNVRDFNTKIEIFPNRIVAGWLKFTSRDFFELGENDAAAKEPVKVKF; encoded by the coding sequence ATGATTCTCTTTTGGGTCATTTTAATTGTCGTTGTTTTGTTTATTCTTTGGCTGATTGGCGTTTTTAATTCGTTGGTTATGGCTAAAAACCGAACCAATGAAGCTTGGGCTGACATAGAAGTACAATTAAAACGCCGCTATGATTTAATCCCCAATTTAGTTGAAACCGTCAAAGGCTATGCGACGCACGAACGTGAACTTTTTGAAAAGGTTACCTTGGCCCGCACTAAAGCTATGGGCGCACAAACCCTTAAAGAGCATGGCGAAGCGGAAAATATGCTAACCGGCACGCTGAAATCTTTATTCGCCGTAGCGGAAAATTATCCAGACCTTAAGGCCAACCAAAACTTTTTAGAATTACAAAGAGAATTAGTTGACGCTGAAGATAAAATCCAGGCTGCTCGCCGATTTTATAACAGCAACGTCAGAGACTTTAACACAAAAATAGAAATCTTCCCGAATCGCATTGTGGCTGGTTGGTTAAAATTCACTTCTCGCGACTTCTTTGAACTGGGCGAAAATGACGCAGCCGCCAAAGAACCGGTTAAAGTAAAATTTTAA
- the def gene encoding peptide deformylase, translating into MTLSSKGKRINAIPIINSEIKNFTSQILDIVAYGHPVLRQTAKSVLAIDDEARKLIANMLATLGDADGVGLAANQVGVAKKIAIVDIGEGPIILINPKIIKKSKKCKKLEEGCLSVPGVSVLVKRPEKIEIENIDFSSGQKTIIRAEDLLARVILHEMDHLVGKLLIDRLSFYQKAKLRGQLKKIKNSSKK; encoded by the coding sequence ATGACTTTATCCTCAAAAGGCAAGAGAATCAATGCTATACCGATAATTAATAGCGAGATAAAAAATTTTACCTCGCAAATTTTAGATATTGTAGCTTATGGGCATCCAGTTTTGCGTCAGACGGCTAAGTCGGTTTTAGCTATTGACGATGAGGCGAGAAAACTAATTGCCAATATGCTGGCGACTTTAGGCGATGCTGATGGAGTTGGTCTAGCCGCTAATCAAGTGGGAGTGGCTAAAAAAATCGCCATCGTTGATATTGGCGAAGGACCGATTATTTTAATTAATCCCAAAATAATTAAGAAGTCAAAAAAATGCAAAAAATTAGAAGAAGGATGTTTAAGCGTGCCAGGAGTATCCGTATTAGTCAAACGGCCGGAAAAAATAGAAATTGAAAATATAGATTTTTCTAGCGGACAAAAAACCATTATTAGGGCTGAAGATCTTTTAGCTAGAGTAATTTTACACGAGATGGATCATTTAGTCGGTAAATTATTGATTGATAGACTAAGTTTTTATCAAAAAGCCAAATTAAGAGGACAATTAAAAAAAATTAAGAATAGCTCTAAAAAATAA
- a CDS encoding NGG1p interacting factor NIF3 — protein MNAQQIYQLAIKLGTEADLRGKATVSKMLTHLKKKYEELSKDQKEEFDKERLINPFSDTRVLVDDKKQIKKILTGVDIGVGELLLADKLGGVDLVLAHHPEGIGLAGLDDVMHLQADVLSMYGVPINIAENLVKIRIDEVSRKLSPANHNEVVDAAKLLKMNLMCVHTPADNFVASFLDKMIKKEKPEYVEDLLKLLKSIPEYKEAIKLNAGPRLFSGRPENHCGKIALTELTGGTEGSPLIFEKLAQVGIGTVVAMHMSEEHRKEAEKAHINVVVAGHMASDSLGMNLFLDELAKQGIKIISCSGLIRVERFKKAKK, from the coding sequence ATGAACGCGCAACAAATTTATCAATTAGCCATTAAACTAGGCACTGAAGCCGACTTACGCGGAAAAGCCACGGTTAGCAAAATGTTGACCCATTTAAAGAAAAAATATGAAGAGTTATCAAAAGATCAAAAAGAGGAGTTCGACAAAGAAAGATTGATTAATCCTTTTTCTGATACTCGGGTTTTGGTTGACGATAAAAAACAAATAAAAAAGATTCTTACTGGTGTGGATATTGGCGTGGGAGAATTATTATTAGCCGATAAATTGGGTGGTGTTGATTTAGTTTTAGCCCATCACCCTGAGGGGATTGGCTTAGCCGGATTAGACGATGTGATGCATTTACAGGCCGATGTTTTAAGTATGTATGGTGTGCCGATTAATATCGCCGAAAATTTAGTCAAAATTAGAATTGACGAGGTGAGCCGTAAGCTGTCTCCGGCTAATCATAACGAAGTGGTTGATGCAGCTAAGTTATTGAAAATGAATTTAATGTGCGTACATACTCCGGCCGACAATTTCGTCGCTTCATTTTTAGATAAGATGATTAAAAAAGAAAAGCCAGAATATGTCGAAGATTTATTAAAACTCTTGAAAAGCATTCCCGAGTACAAAGAGGCGATTAAACTTAATGCTGGTCCGCGTCTTTTTTCCGGCCGTCCGGAAAATCATTGCGGTAAAATAGCCTTAACTGAATTAACCGGTGGTACCGAGGGCTCACCGCTAATATTTGAAAAGTTAGCCCAAGTCGGCATTGGCACGGTAGTAGCCATGCACATGAGCGAAGAGCACCGTAAGGAAGCGGAAAAAGCGCATATTAACGTGGTGGTGGCTGGCCATATGGCTTCGGATTCCTTGGGCATGAATTTATTCTTAGATGAATTAGCTAAACAAGGCATAAAAATCATTTCTTGTTCCGGCTTGATTCGCGTCGAACGATTCAAAAAAGCAAAAAAATAA
- the rpmG gene encoding 50S ribosomal protein L33 encodes MSQENLIKLECTGCHRLNYFSTKNKKNVKERLQLKKYCRSCRKHIVHKETK; translated from the coding sequence ATGAGTCAAGAAAATTTGATAAAATTAGAATGTACGGGATGCCATCGGCTTAATTATTTTTCCACGAAAAATAAAAAAAACGTCAAAGAGCGTTTGCAATTGAAAAAATATTGCCGTTCTTGCCGAAAGCATATTGTTCACAAGGAAACTAAATAA
- a CDS encoding tRNA 4-thiouridine(8) synthase ThiI, translated as MAKALCLFSGGLDSILAVKLLQEQAIKVTGLTFVSCFFNATIPEKMAAKISLPLRVVDISSEHLTIVKDPRYGYGKNMNPCLDCHLMMLKKAGEMMRREGFDFVATGEVLGERPFSQNESALKLLEKKSSLEGYLLRPLSAKLLASTIAENRSIVGRDKLMDISGRSRQKQMALAQQYNLEDYPTPAGGCLLTDPAFGQRLKEMFNKWPQADIEDMELLKVGRNFWHEDVLCVVGRNHKENQQLKKISRTKDILVEPDNVAGPTVLIRFKKTLDRAVKNELIKLAEGLIKKYMNQKYQDKNIEFLVEFF; from the coding sequence ATGGCTAAAGCCCTTTGTTTATTTTCTGGCGGGCTTGATTCGATTTTAGCGGTTAAACTCTTACAAGAGCAAGCGATAAAGGTGACCGGACTGACGTTTGTCAGTTGTTTTTTTAACGCTACAATACCAGAAAAAATGGCCGCTAAAATTTCCTTACCTTTACGAGTAGTTGATATTTCTTCAGAACATCTAACAATAGTAAAAGATCCGCGATATGGTTATGGCAAGAATATGAATCCGTGCCTTGATTGCCATTTAATGATGCTTAAAAAAGCTGGCGAGATGATGCGGCGGGAGGGCTTTGATTTCGTCGCTACCGGCGAGGTTTTAGGTGAACGGCCGTTTTCGCAAAATGAATCCGCTCTAAAATTATTAGAAAAAAAATCGAGCCTCGAAGGTTATTTGCTAAGGCCCTTATCGGCTAAATTATTAGCGTCGACCATTGCCGAAAACAGGAGTATTGTTGGTAGAGATAAATTAATGGATATCAGCGGTCGCTCGCGACAGAAACAAATGGCTTTAGCGCAGCAATATAATCTTGAGGATTATCCGACGCCAGCCGGCGGATGTCTGTTAACTGATCCGGCATTTGGTCAGCGGCTCAAAGAAATGTTTAATAAATGGCCGCAGGCCGACATTGAAGATATGGAATTATTAAAAGTGGGCCGTAATTTTTGGCATGAAGATGTCTTGTGTGTAGTCGGCCGTAATCATAAAGAAAATCAGCAATTAAAAAAAATAAGCCGAACCAAAGATATTTTAGTTGAGCCCGACAATGTGGCCGGCCCGACAGTTTTAATTCGTTTCAAGAAGACGCTTGATCGGGCCGTTAAAAATGAATTAATCAAATTGGCCGAAGGCCTGATTAAAAAATATATGAACCAAAAATATCAAGATAAGAATATAGAATTTTTGGTAGAATTTTTCTAA
- a CDS encoding CDP-alcohol phosphatidyltransferase family protein, whose amino-acid sequence MNNIESSLDPSSSVPTNNPESEQKKQTKEYEQESRPDNSFLMVFEQRFNLSEKVLKLIPPFITNRTLMHTGFIAACLTGLSFFLTTFNKTWFLSAAFFLLVFLFCDRYDGRIARAKGVISKRGYFADHMFDGLSLFIFFVGLGFSPGMRLSIALGIVLFYYILAINTFLMTYITGTFATTYYRFSPAEAILILVIVCVISFLLPYPYIVFQTNIRGLEEVTLLDLLGTIFMILFAALAISATIKNFFFVERFEKRYPADTIWMYLRKRQLVKNEYVDQILDDLDKLFNNKK is encoded by the coding sequence ATGAACAATATCGAATCTAGCCTTGATCCATCTTCATCCGTACCAACAAACAATCCAGAGTCGGAACAAAAAAAGCAGACAAAAGAATACGAACAAGAATCCCGGCCAGATAATAGTTTTTTGATGGTTTTTGAACAACGATTTAACCTTTCAGAAAAAGTTTTAAAATTAATTCCTCCCTTTATCACCAACCGTACCCTGATGCATACTGGCTTTATTGCCGCATGTTTAACGGGTCTTTCTTTTTTTCTAACCACTTTTAACAAAACCTGGTTTCTATCTGCGGCTTTCTTTTTACTAGTATTTCTTTTTTGCGATCGTTATGACGGACGAATTGCCCGCGCCAAAGGGGTTATTAGTAAGCGCGGCTACTTTGCTGACCATATGTTTGACGGTCTCTCCTTGTTTATTTTTTTCGTCGGCTTGGGTTTTTCGCCAGGTATGCGCTTATCAATAGCCCTCGGTATTGTTTTGTTTTATTATATTTTGGCTATTAATACTTTTTTGATGACCTATATTACCGGAACGTTTGCCACTACTTATTATCGGTTCAGCCCGGCTGAAGCAATTTTAATTTTAGTTATAGTTTGCGTTATCAGCTTCCTTTTGCCCTACCCCTACATAGTTTTTCAAACAAATATCCGCGGATTAGAAGAAGTAACCCTCTTGGACTTGTTGGGAACTATTTTTATGATACTTTTTGCCGCCTTGGCGATCAGCGCTACGATAAAAAACTTTTTCTTCGTGGAAAGGTTTGAAAAGCGTTATCCAGCTGACACGATTTGGATGTATTTGCGCAAAAGACAATTAGTAAAAAACGAATATGTTGATCAAATTCTCGACGATTTAGATAAACTATTCAATAATAAAAAATAA